In Desertibacillus haloalkaliphilus, a single genomic region encodes these proteins:
- a CDS encoding sulfite oxidase-like oxidoreductase encodes MFFGNKPAEQEGRVPPNQRVTDGWPVLHYGNVPYYEDLSKWDLQIFGQVENPKRFTYDELMSLPQSNSKNDIHCVTGWSKLDNEWEGIAVKDVVKDVGIKDTAKFVLLHAEEGWTTNLPIEDFLRDSSLLAHTHNGKTLTPEHGFPIRVVVPHLYFWKSAKWLRAIEFRENDVPGFWEMNGYHMYGDPFKEQRFSWD; translated from the coding sequence ATGTTTTTTGGCAACAAACCTGCAGAGCAGGAAGGTCGTGTCCCGCCGAATCAACGAGTCACAGATGGTTGGCCTGTCTTGCATTACGGCAATGTCCCTTATTATGAGGACCTTTCAAAGTGGGATTTGCAGATTTTTGGGCAAGTCGAGAATCCGAAACGGTTTACATATGATGAACTCATGAGTTTGCCACAATCGAATTCAAAAAATGATATTCATTGTGTAACGGGATGGTCAAAGCTAGATAATGAGTGGGAAGGCATCGCAGTCAAAGACGTAGTCAAGGATGTTGGCATCAAAGACACAGCTAAGTTTGTTTTACTTCATGCTGAAGAAGGCTGGACGACAAACTTACCCATCGAAGACTTCCTTCGTGATTCAAGCCTGCTCGCTCATACGCATAATGGCAAAACTTTAACACCTGAACATGGCTTTCCGATTCGTGTCGTTGTGCCTCATTTGTACTTTTGGAAAAGTGCAAAATGGCTCCGTGCAATTGAATTTAGAGAAAACGATGTGCCAGGATTTTGGGAAATGAATGGCTATCATATGTATGGAGATCCCTTTAAAGAACAGCGCTTTAGTTGGGATTAA